The Micropterus dolomieu isolate WLL.071019.BEF.003 ecotype Adirondacks linkage group LG14, ASM2129224v1, whole genome shotgun sequence DNA segment TGCGGATCCGGTCCCCCAAGACGATAAGCACAGACACGGCCATCTGCACGTCGCCCTGCTCGGCGTAGTAGCTCAGCATCTCCCGCACAATGGGACAGAAGAAGCTGGCAGGTAGATGCGGGCTGAACAGTGGCTGGGAAATGGAGATGAGTGAGAAGGACTCGATGGGTGTCAGACAAGTGATTTCAGCCTCGTTGCCGCTGACATGCGGGGAGTCGGCCTTGTCCTGTTGAAGGTGCTCTGGGGCAGAAGGGTTATCCATGATCTCGTGGCGTAGCTGGAAGGCCTCCTGGGGCAGCGTGTACTCCTGCTCTTCTGTTATGACAAAAGGAGCAGAGACAATTTTAGACAAAAGAGCGCTGAGTATGGAGGCAGTTATAAATAGCACTTACAGACGTAAGCAACTCTTTAGTTTCCTCAGAGACGGGGCTGTGACCGACCTGTTTGGTTGTCATGCTCCATAGAGTAGAGGTCATCGTCATCTAACTCGGCATCACCGAACATATACTCAGCCTGGCCCTCACTGCCTTCTGTCTCCTCATTTTCTGAAGGGAAATTGAATAAATGTCTTCTTAAGTCTTGAATATTATACAAAGAACATAAGGAAAACCAGATTGGCTTCTACAAATTTCAATGGCCACTCTCACCTTCGTTATTATTGCCGATGTGTGTGTTCCCAGGCTCCAAGTGGATGTTGTCCTGCCTGCTCTCACCTTTACTACGCTCCAGTCTGCTCTCTGTGCCCATCCCTGAACCCATTTCCTTCATGCTGAAACTGAACGCATAATGTAGTTCAGCATTAGATGTGAGTCTCTAAATGACTGGCATTACTGTTTTGTAATAGCACACTGAAAAGCTCATTTACCTGTTCATTAGAGGTAAGGTGCCCAGTTTACTGAGGTTGTGGTTTGGACCTGGCATGAGGTTTGCTGGGTCAGAGAACATGATTCTCAACATGGTCCATGTTGTGGAAACCTTTGTAATcaagaaaaaatacacagcGAACACAGTTAGATTGTTACACACTACAATTGGAAGTAATCTGTTACAAAGTGATGGTTTACTGTAATCACATAACTTTTTCCTAAAGTGGAGCCCAAATACCTGATGGTAATGTGGTATTAAGTCTACAAGTTTATTAACCCTTGCATAGTCATTGTAAGGTCTAGTGCAAATGTAAAAAGCAGTTTAGAGGTGAAGCAGTTTCTTGATGAATTCATTAGTCAAtcgaaaaatgaaaaaaaggctAAAATTTCAGAAACTCGCTGTTTCCAGATTctcaaatgcaaatatttttatttgtgttttatgaaaGTACTGAATGTCTTTACATGTTGTTCTTTTGGTCAGACAAACCAAGACATTTTAAGACATCAACATGGGCTTTGGGAAATTGTGAggggcctttttttttttttatacattttcctgacattttaatgatggataatgaaaataattgttagttgcagccctaaagcAGTTAATTACTTTTAAGTAATGTGAAATCACTGTTTTGCAATTCATTTATCAATTATATTAAATCATAATCTGTCAAAGTTAAATTCAAACTGACAACATCAGAACCTAGTTGGAAGATtgggaaaataaaacagtgcTAACTACAGATGTGTCCCTGTGCTGACCTGAGGTCTTTTGAGCTCCCGGGCCACCTTGGCATTGTGATCACACAGCTCAGCAAACGGCTTCCCACTGAGGAGGTAGAGTTGTGCTGTCTTGACAAACCAGTCCATGCGGTTACTGTCCAGGTCTGTTTCAAAGACGCTAAGGGCGCTGGACACGTGGGCAAACTGTTCTGTCGGGTCGGGCTTCTTGAAGAAAAAGATGGGGTAGCGGCGGTCACCCCCAGGGTAAGGCTTTCTGTTGGCATCACTGCTAATGAGACTCTCCTTGGCTGCAAAGGCCAAGTCACCAAACAGTCCAAAGCACAGACCCTCGGGGTTGGCCTTGTCCACGGGGCGAGTGGCGTCTTTGAACATGTGTTGGTAGAGTGTGCTGTCCTTAGAGCCAGAGAGCAGAAAATGAGGGTCGTGCTGGTGGCGCCACACAATACCAGTGGTCACATCCTTGTGTTCCTCGAAGGTGGCAAAGGGAATGAAAGGTCTGCGGACATCCCACACATAGATGTTATGATCCACCATCATGGAACAGGTGGCTAAATGAAACTTCCTCTCAGGTCGCCACTTGACCCGCGCCACTGAGGCGATCGTCTGGACACAATAGATCTCCTTGGCCCGGTTAGTGGTCATGTCCCACACTTTCACCATCTTGTCCCTTCCCCCAGTGGCCAGCCATCCTCTAAAATGGAAATGAAGGGACAAAGACATTAATGGATGGCAATAATTACAACCCACTACTAATGTCAAGGGACATACAGTATGACCCAAGACACTTTTAGAAAGGAAAACCAATTTCTCAGTTGGTTTTTGTGACAAAGTCATCTTTTTTCACTCTTACCTGTCATCGGGGTGCCAGTCGCAGCAGAACACAGGGCCAGTATGGGCGGTGAACATTCGCTCGTAGCGGTCCGGC contains these protein-coding regions:
- the wdr24 gene encoding GATOR complex protein WDR24 — translated: MEKMSRVTTALSSSAVSGRTMFCHLDAPANAISVCRDATQVVVAGRNIFKIYMLEEEQFVEKLNLRVGRKPSLNFSCADVMWHQMEENLLATAATNGAVVTWNLGKPSRNKQDQLFTEHKRTVNKVCFHPTEVNMLLSGSQDGFMKCFDLRKKESVSTFSGQSESVRDVQFSMKDYFTFAASFENGNVQLWDIRRPDRYERMFTAHTGPVFCCDWHPDDRGWLATGGRDKMVKVWDMTTNRAKEIYCVQTIASVARVKWRPERKFHLATCSMMVDHNIYVWDVRRPFIPFATFEEHKDVTTGIVWRHQHDPHFLLSGSKDSTLYQHMFKDATRPVDKANPEGLCFGLFGDLAFAAKESLISSDANRKPYPGGDRRYPIFFFKKPDPTEQFAHVSSALSVFETDLDSNRMDWFVKTAQLYLLSGKPFAELCDHNAKVARELKRPQVSTTWTMLRIMFSDPANLMPGPNHNLSKLGTLPLMNSFSMKEMGSGMGTESRLERSKGESRQDNIHLEPGNTHIGNNNEENEETEGSEGQAEYMFGDAELDDDDLYSMEHDNQTEEQEYTLPQEAFQLRHEIMDNPSAPEHLQQDKADSPHVSGNEAEITCLTPIESFSLISISQPLFSPHLPASFFCPIVREMLSYYAEQGDVQMAVSVLIVLGDRIRKEIDDLTQEHWYMSYIDLLQRFELWNVSNEVIKLSTCSAITCLNQTSTTLHINCSNCKRPMSNRGWICDRCHQCASVCAVCHHVVKGLFVWCQGCSHGGHLEHIMNWLKSSAHCPAGCGHLCEYT